The proteins below are encoded in one region of Aspergillus nidulans FGSC A4 chromosome III:
- a CDS encoding U2 snRNP complex subunit BUD31 (transcript_id=CADANIAT00006193) gives MPPIRTSRNRKPPPAGFDDIEDTLLEFSNKMKDAENAPHEGKKKHEVLWPIFQITHQRSRYIYDLYYQKEAISKQLYEWLLKNGYADANLIAKWKKQGYEKLCCLRCIQTKETNFNATCICRVPKAQLKEDQIIQCVSCGCRGCASSD, from the exons ATGCCTCCGATCCGCACATCTCGCAATCGCAAGCCACCCCCAGCGGGCTtcgacgatattgaagacACTTTGTTAGAGTTCAGCAATAAAATGAAAGATGCCGAGAATGCGCCGcatgagggaaagaagaagcacgAGGTCCTGTGGCCTATCTTCCAGATCACTCACCAAC GCTCAAGATACATTTACGATCTTTACTACCAGAAAGAGGCTATATCGAAACAGCTATATGAATGGCTCTTGAAGAACGGGTATGCGGATGCGAACTTGATCgcgaagtggaagaagcaaGGGTACGAGAAG CTTTGTTGTCTCCGCTGCATCCAAACCAAGGAAACCAACTTTAACGCCACTTGTATTTGCCGGGTACCGAAGGCTCAACTAAAGGAGGATCAGATCATCCAGTGTGTCAGCTGCGGATGCCGTGGTTGCGCGAGCAGTGACTAA
- a CDS encoding Tim10/DDP family zinc finger protein (transcript_id=CADANIAT00006194) produces the protein MEQTLDVSKLSEADQKELHQILQTESQKAAIQQNVHHLADACWKKCITSKVTSSRLEKSEEACAMNCVDRWLDTNNAVLKHLQAMQKQ, from the exons ATGGAACAAACCCTCGAtgtcagcaagctcagcgaaGCCGACCAAAAAGAGCTGCACCAGATCCTGCAAACAGAATCACAGAAGGCCGCTATCCAGCAAA ATGTCCATCACCTAGCCGATGCTTGCTGGAAGAAGTGCATTACCTCGAAGGTTACATCCAGTCGGTTGGAGAAGAGCGAAGAAGCTTGCGCAATGAACTGTGTCGACCGTTGGCTGGACACCAACAATGCCGTACTCAAGCATTTGCAAGCTATGCAGAAACAATAA
- a CDS encoding ribosomal 60S subunit protein L25 (transcript_id=CADANIAT00006195): MAPVQKKTGKSKPSDKAGAAAKAVLKGAGAHKTRKIRTSTTFHRPKTLQLSRSPKYPRVSVPHLPRLDAAKIILYPLNTESAMKKIEENNTLVFIVDVKANKRQIKAALKKLYDVETVKVNTLVRPDGLKKAFARLTPDVDALDIAATKLAIV, from the exons ATGGCCCCCGTTCAGAAGAAGACAG GCAAGTCGAAGCCCAGCGACAAGGCTGGTGCTGCCGCCAAGGCAGTCTTGAAGGGTGCAGGC GCGCACAAGACTCGCAAGATCcgcacctccaccacctTCCACCGCCCCAAGACCCTCCAGCTGTCCCGGTCTCCCAAGTACCCGCGCGTGTCCGTCCCTCACCTTCCTCGCCTCGATGCCGCCAAGATCATTCTCTACCCCTTGAACACCGAGAGTGCTATGAAGAAGATTGAGGAGAACAACACCCTTGTGTTCATCGTGGACGTCAAGGCCAACAAGCGACAGATTAAGGCCGCCCTCAAGAAGCTATACGATGTTGAGACTGTCAAGGTCAACACTCTCGTTAG GCCCGATGGACTGAAGAAGGCCTTTGCTCGTCTTACCCCTGATGTTGACGCTCTCGACATTGCTGCTACCAAGCTTGCTATTGTCTAA
- a CDS encoding 25S rRNA (adenine2142-N1)-methyltransferase (transcript_id=CADANIAT00006196), whose amino-acid sequence MATKKSENRRPALLSRTRPPTVQKKNAALSAKATRTLIRSHHTLLKQRAQALKSGDQDLVRKLEADIRANGGLKSYQIASKLGQSLDRGGDSSRVLVNWISPSLNVLRSTSLKLRVLEIGALSTKNACSQHKHLDVTRIDLDSQEPGILKQDFMERPLPLSNDERFHIISLSLVLNYVPDPVDRGEMLKRCVTFLTKEPPQGSSITIVPRLFLVLPAPCVTNSRYLTQQRLHDILTSIGFSLAEDKQTTKLIYQLWEYDGICQPKQFKKELLNPGKTRNNFAIVIKSGSQ is encoded by the coding sequence ATGGCTACGAAAAAATCGGAGAACAGACGTCCCGCGCTACTTTCTCGCACTCGCCCACCAACAGTTCAGAAGAAAAATGCAGCCTTATCAGCAAAGGCAACGCGAACTCTCATACGCTCTCATCACACACTTTTAAAACAGCGAGCGCAAGCACTAAAATCAGGCGACCAGGATTTAGTGCGCAAGCTCGAGGCGGATATACGAGCAAACGGTGGACTAAAAAGTTATCAGATAGCAAGCAAGCTTGGTCAATCTCTAGACCGCGGCGGCGACTCAAGCAGAGTCCTTGTCAACTGGATCAGCCCTAGTTTGAACGTATTGAGAAGCACGTCTCTGAAGCTCCGGGTCCTCGAGATCGGTGCGCTCAGTACCAAGAATGCATGCTCTCAGCACAAACACCTCGATGTCACGAGAATTGATTTAGACTCTCAGGAACCCGGGATCTTGAAGCAGGATTTCATGGAACGACCGCTTCCCCTAAGTAATGACGAACGGTTTCACATCATATCACTCTCCCTAGTGCTGAATTACGTCCCTGATCCAGTCGATCGAGGAGAAATGTTGAAGCGTTGTGTTACTTTCTTGACCAAGGAACCACCGCAGGGCTCCTCTATAACTATTGTGCCAAGGTTGTTCCTTGTGCTCCCTGCTCCCTGCGTCACAAACTCGCGATACCTTACTCAGCAGAGACTGCACGACATTCTGACAAGTATTGGTTTTTCTCTGGCAGAGGACAAGCAAACGACAAAATTAATATACCAGCTTTGGGAGTACGACGGAATATGCCAGCCCaagcagttcaagaaggagcttCTAAATCCAGGGAAAACGAGGAATAATTTTGCTATTGTTATCAAGAGTGGAAGCCAATAA